From the genome of uncultured Fretibacterium sp., one region includes:
- the xseA gene encoding exodeoxyribonuclease VII large subunit — translation MAPRRPERSQLTVDELTLYVQGLFLSDLMLKSLIVAGEIAEFKRHTSGHCYFTLLGRESRVACAIFKQYAGFLPRWPENGDSVLVEGSVGVYPQRGVYQLYAKRIIPVGAGAIDRARQELKARLTQEGLFRPELKRPIPAYPERAAIVTSATGAALRDVLRIASRRYPLCEVLVIPAQVQGSEAPEEIARALARVALLERLDCVLLVRGGGSREDLVPFDDERVVRAVRSCPVPVVSGVGHEIDETLCDLAADLSASTPSAAAELVFPDRREILDRLVLVRSHMVGAVRRRLAEGEKRCGDFLEALRSHVSRRLGAAEAELSSRSLRLFSGMRLCVSEARNALSVRSASLDALSPLGSLARGFVTCERDGRRLISVREVSRGDRLEVRFADGRVECAADDVKEERP, via the coding sequence ATGGCCCCTCGGAGGCCGGAACGCTCCCAGCTGACCGTTGATGAACTGACCCTCTACGTCCAGGGGCTTTTCCTCTCGGACCTCATGCTCAAGTCCCTGATCGTGGCGGGCGAGATCGCTGAGTTCAAACGACACACAAGCGGCCATTGCTACTTCACGCTTCTTGGGAGGGAGAGCAGGGTCGCTTGCGCTATCTTCAAGCAGTACGCGGGCTTCCTTCCCCGCTGGCCCGAAAACGGCGACAGCGTGCTGGTGGAGGGGAGCGTAGGCGTCTACCCCCAGAGGGGCGTTTACCAACTCTATGCGAAGCGCATAATCCCCGTTGGGGCTGGGGCCATCGACAGGGCCCGTCAGGAGCTGAAGGCACGGTTGACCCAGGAGGGGCTCTTCCGCCCCGAGCTGAAGCGCCCCATTCCCGCCTACCCCGAGCGTGCGGCCATCGTGACCTCCGCGACCGGGGCGGCCCTGAGGGATGTCCTGCGCATCGCCTCGCGGCGCTATCCGCTCTGCGAGGTGTTGGTCATCCCGGCTCAGGTCCAGGGTTCGGAGGCGCCGGAGGAGATCGCCCGCGCCCTTGCGCGTGTCGCGCTTCTGGAGCGGCTGGATTGCGTTCTGTTGGTGCGCGGCGGAGGAAGCCGGGAGGACCTGGTCCCCTTTGACGACGAACGCGTGGTCCGCGCCGTGCGTTCCTGCCCGGTCCCCGTCGTGAGTGGCGTTGGGCACGAGATCGACGAGACGTTGTGCGACCTGGCCGCCGACCTGAGTGCCTCGACGCCCTCCGCTGCGGCGGAGCTGGTCTTTCCCGACCGAAGAGAGATCCTGGATCGTCTGGTGTTGGTCCGTTCCCATATGGTTGGGGCCGTCCGCCGGCGACTCGCGGAGGGGGAAAAGCGCTGCGGCGATTTTCTCGAGGCTCTGCGTTCCCATGTCTCCCGTCGTCTGGGAGCGGCGGAGGCGGAGCTCTCGTCCCGTTCCCTGCGCCTCTTCTCCGGGATGCGGCTCTGTGTGTCGGAGGCGAGGAACGCCCTGTCTGTCCGCTCGGCCTCCCTGGACGCCCTCTCCCCGCTGGGGTCCCTGGCGCGGGGGTTCGTGACCTGCGAGCGTGATGGCAGAAGGCTTATTTCGGTGCGGGAGGTCTCCCGGGGGGACAGGCTGGAGGTCCGGTTCGCCGACGGCAGGGTGGAGTGCGCGGCGGACGATGTGAAGGAGGAACGTCCTTGA
- a CDS encoding NAD(P)/FAD-dependent oxidoreductase encodes MERFDTIVIGGGPAGLMAAGQAAAVGERVLLVEKNASLGEKLLLAGRRRCNITNAEPDVTAFLSRYGENGRFLHSAFSRLGPAQTIEFFNSLGIRTVTERGGRVFPAEGGGQRVLDALLILCKKGGVRILRESPVRSLKLRNGRVERLVTAIEELEAERYIVTTGGKSYPRTGSTGDGYRFAAQAGHTVVEPTPALVPVRTQETWVKLARGYNLRNVRLTVTVNGEKAEERFGEMEFTNFGVSGPIVMELSSRIPDWMARGTVRFSIDLKPALDLRQLSDRVVRDFEKHHDRLFAGALRDLVPGPLIPLILELSDVPSDKPAAYVSPEEQSDLAALLKNIVLTVNGLWGFNHAIVTRGGVSLREIEPGTMRSKLCDNLYFAGEVLDLNGPSGGFNLQICWSTGYVAGRAGHPEKAAPPA; translated from the coding sequence GTGGAGCGCTTCGATACGATCGTCATCGGGGGCGGCCCTGCGGGGCTGATGGCGGCGGGACAGGCCGCAGCCGTCGGCGAGCGCGTCCTGCTGGTCGAGAAGAACGCCTCGCTGGGGGAAAAACTTCTGCTGGCCGGCAGGCGGCGCTGCAACATCACCAACGCGGAGCCGGACGTCACGGCGTTCCTCTCGCGCTACGGGGAGAACGGCCGATTCCTGCACTCGGCCTTCAGCCGCCTCGGACCGGCCCAAACCATCGAGTTCTTCAATTCTCTCGGGATTCGGACGGTGACGGAACGGGGGGGGCGGGTCTTCCCCGCCGAGGGCGGGGGACAGCGCGTTCTGGACGCCCTCCTGATCCTCTGCAAGAAGGGCGGGGTGCGCATCCTGAGGGAGTCGCCGGTCCGCTCGCTGAAGCTCAGGAACGGGCGCGTCGAGCGCCTCGTCACGGCGATCGAGGAGCTGGAGGCCGAGCGCTACATCGTGACGACGGGCGGAAAATCCTACCCCAGGACGGGGTCCACGGGGGACGGCTACCGCTTCGCGGCCCAGGCGGGGCATACGGTGGTGGAGCCGACCCCGGCCCTCGTCCCCGTCAGGACGCAGGAAACCTGGGTCAAGCTGGCGCGGGGCTACAACCTGCGCAACGTCCGCCTTACCGTGACGGTGAACGGGGAGAAGGCCGAGGAACGCTTCGGGGAGATGGAGTTCACGAACTTCGGGGTCAGCGGCCCCATCGTCATGGAGCTCAGCTCCCGCATCCCCGACTGGATGGCCAGGGGTACGGTGCGGTTTTCCATCGATTTGAAGCCGGCGCTGGATCTGCGGCAGCTCTCGGACCGCGTGGTGCGCGACTTCGAGAAGCACCACGACCGCCTCTTCGCAGGAGCGCTGCGTGATCTTGTTCCGGGGCCGCTCATCCCGCTGATCCTGGAGCTCTCGGACGTCCCATCGGACAAGCCCGCGGCCTACGTCTCCCCGGAGGAGCAATCGGACCTCGCGGCCCTGCTGAAGAACATCGTCCTGACCGTCAACGGACTCTGGGGCTTCAACCACGCCATCGTCACCCGCGGCGGGGTGTCCCTGAGGGAAATAGAACCCGGGACGATGCGCTCGAAGCTCTGCGACAACCTCTACTTTGCCGGAGAGGTCCTGGACCTGAACGGCCCCTCGGGCGGGTTCAACCTCCAGATCTGCTGGAGCACCGGATACGTGGCCGGGAGGGCCGGACATCCAGAAAAGGCGGCCCCTCCCGCCTGA
- a CDS encoding amidohydrolase → MATLFKDVLMLDGGGERAKRGHLLVSKGRIAQVLDVGETPPGADKVVAGHGRMAVLPGFVNAHTHAAMTLLRGLGEEAPLMEWLQKKIWPVEEKLTSDYIYWGTLSAILEMLACGTTCFADMYFEMDRVAEAALQSGIRAALCRGITAGPPGKVQRSLKENLELAERWHGREGLLTVQLGPHAPYTVPVEDMEAIVGTARERGLGVHFHFLETEWELNYIRDELKMDPERYLEAMGLLSTPGTVLAHAVWLDPSSAERLDLSHVTLVHNPCSNLKLGSGVMPLQSWLGRDVGLALGTDGASSNNRLDIWEEMRTAALLHKGVGRDPTCVPALDVLRMATYEGARAFGFTRKGMIREGWVADLVLVDLDRPHYIGADEENLAMYVVYAGSSADVVGTMVNGKWLYRNGDTPTLDSREIVQKAREAREAITR, encoded by the coding sequence ATGGCGACGCTGTTCAAGGATGTGCTGATGCTGGACGGTGGAGGGGAGCGGGCGAAGCGAGGGCACCTGCTTGTCTCCAAGGGAAGGATCGCCCAGGTCCTGGATGTCGGCGAGACGCCGCCGGGGGCGGACAAGGTCGTGGCCGGACATGGGCGAATGGCCGTGCTGCCCGGCTTCGTCAACGCGCACACCCATGCGGCCATGACGCTCCTGAGGGGGCTCGGCGAGGAAGCGCCCCTGATGGAATGGCTGCAGAAGAAGATCTGGCCCGTCGAGGAAAAGCTGACGTCCGATTACATCTATTGGGGGACCCTGTCGGCCATCCTGGAGATGCTGGCCTGTGGGACGACCTGCTTTGCCGATATGTACTTCGAGATGGATCGCGTGGCCGAGGCGGCCCTGCAATCGGGCATCCGCGCGGCGCTTTGCCGCGGCATCACGGCGGGGCCTCCCGGCAAGGTGCAGCGTTCTTTGAAGGAGAACCTGGAGCTCGCGGAGCGCTGGCATGGGCGGGAGGGGCTGTTGACCGTCCAGCTTGGGCCTCACGCGCCCTACACCGTTCCCGTCGAGGATATGGAGGCGATCGTCGGAACGGCCCGGGAGCGCGGGCTGGGGGTGCACTTCCATTTCCTGGAGACGGAGTGGGAGCTGAACTACATCCGAGACGAGCTCAAGATGGACCCGGAGCGGTACCTCGAGGCGATGGGGCTGCTCTCGACCCCTGGGACGGTGCTGGCCCACGCGGTCTGGCTGGACCCGTCCAGTGCGGAGCGTCTGGACCTCTCCCATGTGACGCTGGTCCACAATCCCTGCAGCAACCTCAAGCTGGGCAGCGGGGTCATGCCCCTTCAATCGTGGCTGGGCCGGGACGTCGGCCTTGCCCTCGGCACGGACGGTGCGTCCAGCAACAACCGCCTGGACATCTGGGAGGAGATGCGGACCGCCGCGCTGCTTCATAAAGGGGTGGGCCGGGACCCCACCTGCGTCCCGGCACTGGACGTGCTGCGCATGGCGACCTACGAGGGGGCGCGGGCATTCGGCTTCACCCGGAAGGGCATGATCCGAGAGGGCTGGGTGGCGGACCTCGTCCTGGTGGACCTGGACCGGCCGCACTACATCGGGGCGGACGAGGAGAACCTGGCGATGTACGTCGTCTATGCGGGGAGCTCCGCCGATGTCGTCGGGACGATGGTGAACGGAAAGTGGCTCTATCGGAACGGGGACACCCCCACGCTCGACAGCCGGGAGATCGTGCAGAAGGCCCGGGAGGCCCGGGAGGCCATAACCCGTTGA
- a CDS encoding adenosylhomocysteinase, producing MEKYHVADMALAEHGWNKIVWAWQYMPSLQFLYNKYKDAQPFRGATIAACLHLEAKTANLLLTLSHLGATVAACGSNPLSTQDDICAALADKGVRVYSHRGMSTEEYFGYVRTVLGYKPNVIVDDGADLVATIHQEMPELIPGILGGSEETTSGVKRLRAMANEGVLKFPMIAVNDALSKYLFDNRYGTGQSVWDGFVRTTNMVVAGKTVVVVGYGWCGRGVAMRAAGLGARVIVTEVDPHKACEALMDGFDVMSMEQASRVGDIFLTLTGNIHVIRREHFELMKNGAVLGNAGHFDVEISKPDLAALADHVEHLRDNIDTYVLKDGRRLNLLGEGRLTNLACADGHPIEIMDLSFSLQLESALHVYTHKMAPGLYAVPEETDRAVMESKLAALGIKIDRMTTEQVEYMKSWVE from the coding sequence TTGGAGAAGTATCACGTTGCGGATATGGCGTTGGCGGAGCACGGCTGGAACAAAATTGTTTGGGCCTGGCAGTACATGCCGTCGCTTCAGTTCCTGTACAACAAGTACAAGGATGCGCAGCCCTTCAGGGGGGCGACGATTGCCGCATGCCTTCATCTGGAGGCGAAGACGGCCAATCTGCTGCTGACCCTCTCCCATCTGGGGGCGACGGTCGCCGCCTGCGGAAGCAATCCGTTGTCCACCCAGGACGACATCTGCGCGGCCCTCGCGGACAAGGGCGTGCGCGTCTACAGCCACCGGGGCATGAGTACCGAGGAATACTTCGGCTACGTGCGCACCGTCCTGGGATATAAACCGAACGTCATCGTGGACGACGGGGCCGACCTCGTGGCCACGATTCACCAGGAGATGCCGGAGCTGATCCCGGGCATCCTGGGAGGATCGGAGGAGACGACCTCCGGCGTCAAGCGCCTGAGGGCCATGGCGAACGAGGGCGTTCTGAAGTTCCCCATGATCGCGGTCAACGACGCGCTTAGCAAGTACCTGTTCGACAACCGTTACGGGACGGGGCAGTCGGTGTGGGACGGCTTCGTCCGCACCACGAACATGGTAGTGGCGGGCAAGACGGTCGTCGTGGTCGGCTACGGCTGGTGCGGGCGCGGTGTCGCCATGCGGGCGGCCGGGCTGGGGGCCAGGGTGATCGTGACGGAGGTCGATCCGCACAAGGCCTGCGAGGCCTTGATGGACGGCTTTGACGTGATGAGCATGGAGCAGGCGTCCCGGGTCGGGGATATCTTCCTGACCCTGACGGGCAACATCCATGTGATTCGCAGGGAGCATTTCGAGCTGATGAAGAACGGCGCCGTGCTGGGCAACGCGGGGCACTTCGACGTGGAGATCAGCAAGCCGGACCTCGCGGCCCTGGCGGACCATGTGGAGCATCTGCGCGACAACATCGATACCTACGTCCTGAAGGACGGCCGCAGGCTGAACCTGCTGGGCGAGGGGCGCCTGACGAACCTGGCCTGCGCGGACGGGCACCCCATCGAGATCATGGACCTGAGCTTCTCGCTCCAGCTGGAGTCCGCACTGCACGTCTACACCCACAAGATGGCCCCCGGCCTGTATGCCGTGCCCGAGGAGACGGACCGCGCCGTCATGGAGTCGAAACTGGCGGCACTGGGCATCAAGATCGACAGGATGACGACTGAGCAGGTCGAGTATATGAAAAGCTGGGTAGAGTAG
- the nusB gene encoding transcription antitermination factor NusB, with the protein MSHTRMAQARRRARELAVQLLYSLGNRSDRSADGALDLFCGEGGVAESEPTEVKEYLRFLARGAWTRRDELDTVLLRVITGWRPDRIVSVDRAVLRLAVFEGFLERSVPFAVAISEAVDIAQTFGTEDSGRFVNGVLARVVRHLIPESERDRKNAGKKRGEGQDHGPSEAGTLPADR; encoded by the coding sequence TTGTCCCATACTCGGATGGCACAGGCTCGGCGCCGCGCCCGGGAACTCGCGGTCCAGCTCCTGTATTCTCTGGGCAATCGGTCCGACCGGAGCGCCGATGGGGCCCTGGATCTTTTTTGCGGCGAGGGGGGCGTTGCGGAGTCCGAGCCCACCGAGGTCAAGGAGTATCTGCGATTCCTGGCCCGAGGGGCCTGGACGCGCCGCGACGAGTTGGATACCGTCCTTCTGCGCGTGATTACGGGATGGCGACCGGATCGTATCGTCTCCGTGGATCGCGCCGTACTCCGCCTTGCCGTGTTCGAGGGGTTCCTGGAGCGCTCCGTGCCCTTCGCCGTTGCGATATCGGAGGCCGTAGACATCGCACAGACCTTCGGCACCGAGGACTCGGGGCGTTTCGTCAACGGCGTTTTGGCGCGCGTGGTCCGGCACCTGATCCCGGAGTCGGAGCGGGATAGAAAAAACGCGGGGAAAAAGCGCGGGGAAGGACAGGACCATGGCCCCTCGGAGGCCGGAACGCTCCCAGCTGACCGTTGA
- the mtnA gene encoding S-methyl-5-thioribose-1-phosphate isomerase, translated as MRTIESVEWIEKDGALRLLDQRALPGREAYVVCRAVEDVALAIENMTVRGAPAIGIAAAYGVVLAADGGRVAVLEAIERLKRTRPTAVNLFEALNRMRAILEAGPSSEGEGFSGLLLDEAFRIHEADIEANRRMGAYGAELLPKTVVVLTHCNAGAIATGGHGTALGVLRSAREAGKTVRVYADETRPLLQGARLTVWELARDGFDVTLIADGMAGALMRAKRIDAVIVGADRIAANGDTANKIGTYALAVLAAAHGVPFYVAAPWSTFDLTLADGSGIPIEERSEEEMRGLPNGQRVPDAVKIWNPAFDVTPARYIAAIVTERGVFRPPYSFS; from the coding sequence TTGAGGACGATCGAGTCGGTCGAATGGATTGAGAAGGATGGGGCGCTGAGGCTTCTGGACCAGCGCGCCCTTCCGGGCAGGGAGGCTTATGTCGTCTGCCGTGCCGTCGAGGATGTTGCGCTTGCCATCGAGAACATGACGGTGCGCGGGGCCCCGGCCATAGGGATCGCCGCCGCTTACGGCGTCGTCCTGGCGGCTGACGGCGGCCGCGTTGCGGTCCTTGAGGCGATCGAGCGCCTCAAGCGGACACGCCCCACGGCGGTCAATCTTTTCGAGGCACTGAACCGGATGCGCGCGATTCTCGAGGCGGGGCCTTCTTCGGAGGGGGAGGGGTTTTCGGGTCTGTTGCTGGACGAGGCCTTTCGGATCCATGAGGCCGACATCGAGGCGAACCGGAGGATGGGTGCCTACGGGGCGGAGCTGCTTCCGAAGACGGTCGTGGTCCTGACCCACTGCAACGCCGGGGCCATTGCGACCGGTGGACATGGGACCGCGCTGGGGGTGCTGCGTTCGGCCCGGGAGGCCGGAAAGACCGTTCGCGTCTATGCGGACGAGACGCGCCCGCTTCTGCAGGGGGCGCGCCTGACTGTTTGGGAGCTGGCCCGGGACGGGTTCGACGTCACCCTGATCGCGGACGGGATGGCCGGGGCCCTGATGCGCGCGAAGCGGATTGATGCCGTCATCGTGGGGGCGGACCGTATCGCGGCCAACGGGGACACGGCCAACAAGATCGGGACCTATGCCCTGGCGGTGCTCGCTGCGGCGCACGGGGTCCCTTTTTACGTGGCTGCGCCCTGGAGCACGTTTGACCTTACCTTGGCCGACGGATCGGGCATTCCGATCGAGGAGCGGTCGGAGGAGGAGATGCGCGGTCTGCCCAACGGGCAGCGCGTGCCCGATGCCGTGAAGATCTGGAACCCGGCCTTCGACGTGACCCCGGCCCGCTATATCGCGGCCATCGTGACCGAGCGGGGGGTCTTCCGCCCGCCCTACAGTTTTTCTTGA
- the efp gene encoding elongation factor P, with translation MAQVVDTTDFYVGLKFRWQDGIWEIVDYDHHKMGRGGAVVRTKLRNVESGATVENSFKPGEKFERIIYEDKPAQYSYKDGKDYVFMDLATYDQLTLSPEVLGEATKYLVEDMEIQLEVFEGRIMGIELPKSVVLKVVDTPPSFKGDTVSGGGKPATLETGLVVTVPVFVEPGEEVVVDTRSGLYLERAKK, from the coding sequence ATGGCTCAGGTAGTGGACACCACCGATTTTTACGTAGGCTTGAAGTTCCGTTGGCAGGACGGCATCTGGGAGATCGTGGACTACGATCATCATAAGATGGGGCGCGGCGGGGCCGTCGTCCGCACCAAGCTGCGCAACGTGGAGTCGGGGGCCACGGTGGAGAACTCCTTCAAGCCGGGGGAGAAGTTCGAGCGGATCATCTACGAGGACAAGCCCGCCCAGTACAGTTACAAGGATGGCAAGGACTACGTCTTCATGGACCTGGCGACGTACGATCAGCTGACCCTTTCTCCGGAGGTGCTGGGGGAGGCCACCAAGTACCTGGTGGAGGATATGGAGATCCAGCTCGAGGTCTTTGAGGGCAGGATCATGGGGATTGAGCTGCCCAAAAGCGTCGTGCTCAAGGTCGTGGACACCCCGCCCAGCTTCAAGGGGGATACGGTCTCGGGCGGGGGGAAGCCGGCAACGCTGGAGACCGGCCTCGTCGTCACGGTCCCCGTGTTTGTTGAGCCCGGCGAGGAGGTTGTCGTCGATACCCGTTCAGGGCTCTACCTTGAAAGGGCCAAAAAATAA
- a CDS encoding Asp23/Gls24 family envelope stress response protein has product MDQTQENVKDVSASPGARFEGSVHISEEVIVELTRKTIQGIPNIQTTNTGIASKFGLGRKAGEGVRVAVEEGKVPSISVEAYVLVKYGQRIPDLAWDVQEKIKANLERYTGYTVSSVNINVQGIYADEPILPEETEEEAVSSHSDEETGEEALQEEGHQEA; this is encoded by the coding sequence GTGGATCAGACTCAGGAGAACGTCAAGGATGTGAGCGCTTCCCCAGGGGCGCGCTTTGAGGGCAGCGTCCATATCTCCGAGGAGGTGATCGTCGAGCTGACGCGAAAGACGATCCAGGGCATCCCCAACATCCAGACCACGAATACGGGCATCGCGTCCAAGTTCGGCCTTGGCCGCAAGGCCGGCGAGGGAGTCCGGGTCGCCGTCGAGGAGGGAAAGGTCCCCTCCATCTCTGTCGAGGCCTATGTCCTGGTCAAATACGGGCAGCGCATTCCCGACCTGGCCTGGGACGTCCAGGAGAAGATCAAGGCCAACCTGGAGCGTTATACGGGCTACACCGTCAGTTCCGTCAATATCAACGTCCAGGGAATTTATGCGGACGAGCCTATCCTTCCTGAGGAGACGGAGGAAGAGGCGGTTTCCTCCCACTCCGACGAGGAAACTGGGGAGGAAGCGCTCCAGGAGGAGGGGCATCAAGAAGCGTAA
- a CDS encoding Tex family protein, which produces MAAEVLSPSIDIPEQISKELKLTGSQVRSVLALFEEGCTVPFIARYRKEATGSLDETVITAIRDRSGRMAELEKRRAAILESLAERELLTDELRNSVLGARTLTALEDVYLPWRPKRRTRASIAAEKGLSPLADLLLDQSETLDPSSAARPFVDETKGVASAEEALAGAMDILAERFSEDPEARQETRRLFARKAVLSSSCVKGKEEEGANYRDYFDWREPASAMPSHRVLAILRGEREGFLSLSAVPPEEEALSILKRRFVHGTGPASRLVADAAEDGYRRLLRGSMENELRGALKKRADAEAIRIFAANVREVLMSAPMGQRATLAIDPGIRTGCKVVCLDPQGNLLYDTVIYLHASERQREAAAETLRSLVGRYAIEAIAVGNGTAGRETESFVRGLGLPPEVVVASVNESGASIYSASEAARREFPDHDVTVRGAVSIGRRLMDPMAELVKIDPKSIGVGQYQHDVDQKELKQALDDVVIHCVNAVGVNVNTASPEILSYVSGLNRQVVAQIVKYREANGPFPSREAMRKVPRLGPKTYEQSIGFLRVLGGENPLDASAVHPENYGTVSRMAQALSCTVGDLMTSPELRARIEPERFVSDTAGLPTLRDILQELEKPGRDPRAAFEVFAFDPDVHEIKDLRAGQVLPGIVTNVTAFGAFVDIGVHQDGLVHVSRIADTFVENPQAHLKPGQKVRAAVLEVDEPRRRIALSLRKSDLGEGAGRAARDGGAPGTRRRRERDDKPDLSMGSILREQLKEAEPQKAPPRSRRGNG; this is translated from the coding sequence ATGGCAGCGGAGGTGCTGAGCCCCTCCATCGACATCCCGGAACAGATCTCGAAGGAGCTGAAGCTGACGGGCTCGCAGGTGCGGTCCGTACTGGCCCTCTTCGAGGAGGGATGCACCGTTCCCTTCATCGCCCGCTACCGCAAGGAGGCCACCGGCTCGCTGGACGAGACCGTCATCACCGCGATACGAGACCGGAGCGGCAGGATGGCCGAGCTCGAAAAACGCCGGGCCGCCATCCTCGAGTCCCTGGCCGAACGAGAGCTCCTGACCGACGAGCTCAGGAACTCCGTTCTGGGGGCCCGTACCCTGACGGCCCTGGAGGACGTCTACCTGCCCTGGCGTCCCAAGCGCAGAACGCGGGCCTCCATCGCCGCCGAAAAGGGGCTGAGCCCCCTGGCGGACCTGCTCCTGGACCAGTCAGAGACGCTCGATCCCTCGTCGGCGGCACGGCCCTTCGTCGACGAGACCAAGGGGGTCGCCTCCGCCGAGGAGGCGCTGGCCGGGGCCATGGACATCCTGGCCGAGCGGTTCAGCGAGGACCCCGAGGCACGTCAGGAGACGCGCCGTCTCTTCGCCCGCAAGGCCGTCCTCTCCAGCTCCTGCGTCAAGGGCAAGGAGGAGGAGGGGGCGAACTATCGGGACTACTTCGACTGGAGGGAGCCCGCCTCAGCGATGCCCTCGCACCGCGTGCTGGCGATCCTCCGCGGGGAACGGGAGGGTTTCCTGTCCCTGAGCGCCGTTCCTCCGGAGGAGGAGGCCCTCTCCATCCTCAAGCGCCGTTTCGTCCACGGGACGGGGCCGGCATCCCGCCTCGTTGCCGACGCCGCCGAGGACGGCTATCGGCGCCTTCTGAGGGGCTCCATGGAGAACGAGCTGCGGGGGGCCCTGAAGAAGCGGGCGGACGCCGAGGCGATCCGGATCTTCGCCGCCAACGTCCGCGAGGTGCTCATGTCCGCACCCATGGGACAGAGGGCGACGCTCGCCATCGACCCCGGCATACGGACCGGCTGCAAGGTCGTCTGCCTGGACCCCCAGGGCAACCTGCTGTACGACACCGTGATCTACCTCCACGCGTCCGAACGGCAGCGCGAGGCCGCAGCCGAGACGCTGCGCAGTCTGGTGGGACGCTACGCCATCGAGGCCATTGCCGTCGGCAACGGCACGGCGGGTCGGGAGACGGAGTCCTTCGTGCGCGGGCTCGGCCTTCCGCCCGAGGTCGTCGTCGCCTCCGTCAACGAGAGCGGCGCGTCCATCTACTCCGCCTCCGAGGCCGCGCGGCGCGAGTTTCCCGACCACGACGTCACGGTGCGCGGCGCCGTGTCCATCGGCCGCCGTCTGATGGACCCCATGGCCGAGCTGGTCAAAATAGACCCGAAGTCCATCGGCGTGGGACAGTACCAGCACGACGTGGACCAGAAGGAGCTCAAACAGGCTCTGGACGACGTGGTGATCCACTGCGTCAACGCCGTCGGGGTGAACGTCAACACGGCCAGCCCCGAGATCCTCTCCTACGTCTCCGGGCTGAACCGGCAGGTCGTCGCTCAGATCGTCAAGTACCGCGAGGCCAACGGCCCCTTCCCCAGCCGCGAGGCCATGAGGAAGGTCCCCCGTCTGGGCCCCAAGACCTACGAGCAGTCCATCGGCTTCCTGAGGGTCCTCGGCGGCGAGAACCCGCTGGACGCCAGCGCCGTCCACCCCGAGAACTATGGGACCGTCAGTCGGATGGCCCAGGCCCTCTCCTGCACGGTCGGGGACCTCATGACCTCCCCGGAGCTCAGGGCCCGCATCGAGCCCGAGCGCTTCGTCTCGGACACGGCGGGGCTGCCCACCCTCAGGGACATCCTCCAGGAGCTCGAAAAACCCGGGCGCGACCCCCGCGCCGCCTTCGAGGTCTTCGCCTTCGACCCCGACGTTCACGAGATCAAGGACCTTCGGGCCGGACAGGTGCTGCCGGGGATCGTGACCAACGTCACCGCCTTCGGGGCATTTGTGGACATCGGAGTTCACCAGGATGGGCTGGTGCACGTCAGCCGCATCGCCGACACCTTCGTCGAGAACCCTCAGGCCCACCTCAAGCCCGGACAGAAGGTCCGCGCAGCGGTCCTCGAGGTGGACGAGCCGCGCAGGCGCATCGCCCTGTCCCTGAGGAAATCGGACCTCGGGGAGGGGGCCGGAAGGGCGGCGCGGGACGGCGGCGCCCCGGGGACCCGGCGGCGAAGGGAACGGGACGACAAGCCCGACCTCTCGATGGGCTCCATCCTCCGCGAGCAGCTGAAGGAGGCGGAGCCCCAAAAGGCGCCCCCCAGGTCCCGCAGAGGGAACGGCTGA